One segment of Buteo buteo chromosome 6, bButBut1.hap1.1, whole genome shotgun sequence DNA contains the following:
- the MLH3 gene encoding DNA mismatch repair protein Mlh3 isoform X3 — translation MIKCLVEDVRARLRSGVTINSLGQCVEELVLNSIDAKATCVAVRVDLEAFKIQVVDNGSGMGREDLNAMGKRYFTSKCSSVGDLENLMFYGFRGEAVASIANMASIVEVSSKTSRTAKTFVKLFHSGQALEVCEAEVSRPSGGTTVTVCNLFHQLPVRRKCMDPVLEFERVRQKVEAISLMHPSVSLSLRNDSSCSMVLQLPKTRDVYSRFCQIYGLGRSQKLREINHKSGGFGLSGYISIEGHYNKNMQFLYVNRRLVLKTRLHKLIDFLLRKESVICKAKSGPASRQASSSPGRHRCGPELYGIFILNVTCAFSDYDVCLEPAKTLIEFQNWDVLLTCIEEGVKIFLKREHLFIEPCSEDIREFNEDNDFRLYNAPVLKPSLSDEKSIQDSFKKACDEIVDSYEMCNVQSKDVKRKSMTAKKSSNLTESNKNLEETEITPHQKIAEPSDPCRNNRVEIPLPSKDDTASDFIISEISEQQPKDTNSSQKAPDTHLKPSEDLCSSFSGVARSETRKIDRCNLQHCAENYIKDMGSQQGKVVQKSNTVHILNNDVIQSLSEREDPTETAMGPETVTGSSLMGLCNARRGDRETAEVIDDAGRGAVISMPLKLCSTGLITRVMQNEPPYECEQTETNLGLNMQCRAGPVNDKDIFGHRINFPIQSLNAKDISSNTNKEYTPPYTREVCMVDGDEWLENKTLSDQVSEEIVMPIATSKRHYETTNVTELPLATSSGIPHHEVIKSTRRQIAVPRSQPSKKLSLYTQLGSLEKFRRYYGSVKCTIPTPLSERREFGLPVFNSQANCDFSKHKNDNHGSLSTCETLTLEGADSNNCSQVFGSLEETSLCSGETSQDKQALCKSPLALSDYSQVSKINISCKRSPGSLSSKLSRMKSDHKEVEQLGEQFQTDSSRKDDYSFDLESSNNDFLYSACQTYKSSMGKMKECNYSISKGGAWCQSDGTRAESMKSTVSPSPLSSIEGEYTVSSSSVLSLPAKKDCSNITCRDKSTLDESSEQNLKDTEVPRMTFLSNLEFSADNTSTGNPRNDLWCSDWLQDFDVSSGKTIYINKATGLSMYHTPPTEGFQAACIQDITTMAVNVVSENDAEGESLQSLLSEWDNPVFIPCPEIAVDVTSSQADNLAVKIHNILYPYRFTKDMVHSMQVQYDLLLVFTPKFPLSRWDLLVFLPGGKKISREIVHIPNFHKHEQNSWLLCDTSRHICHARS, via the exons ATGATCAAATGTTTGGTGGAAGATGTGCGAGCCAGGCTGCGTTCTGGAGTGACTATCAACTCACTGGGGCAGTGCGTTGAGGAGCTTGTCCTCAATAGCATCGATGCCAAAGCAACATGTGTAGCTGTCAGGGTGGATTTGGAAGCTTTTAAGATCCAGGTGGTGGACAACGGCTCCGGAATGGGGAGAGAGGACTTAAATGCAATGGGAAAGCGGtacttcaccagcaagtgcagCTCAGTGGGAGACTTGGAGAACCTGATGTTCTATGGCTTTAGAGGGGAGGCTGTAGCAAGCATAGCCAACATGGCCAGCATAGTGGAAGTTTCATCTAAGACCAGCAGGACAGCAAAAACATTTGTGAAACTATTTCACAGTGGGCAAGCACTGGAAGTCTGTGAAGCTGAAGTGAGCAGACCAAGTGGTGGAACTACAGTCACTGTGTGTAATCTGTTCCATCAGTTACCAGTGAGGAGAAAGTGTATGGATCCTGTGTTGGAATTTGAGAGAGTGAGACAGAAAGTAGAGGCTATTTCGCTGATGCATCCTTCTGTTTCACTTTCTTTAAGGAACGACTCTTCTTGTTCTATGGTGCTTCAGCTCCCTAAAACAAGAGATGTATACTCTCGGTTTTGTCAAATTTATGGACTGGGCAGATCACAAAAGTTACGAGAAATAAATCATAAGTCTGGGGGATTTGGGCTAAGTGGTTATATCAGTATTGAAGGACATTACAACAAGAATATGCAGTTCTTGTATGTGAATAGAAGGCTTGTTTTAAAGACAAGACTACATAAACTAATtgattttttattaagaaaagaaagtgtcATTTGCAAGGCAAAAAGTGGCCCTGCGAGCAGACAGGCTAGTTCAAGTCCTGGTCGCCATCGTTGTGGCCCAGAGTTGTATGGGATCTTTATTCTCAATGTGACCTGTGCGTTCAGTGACTATGATGTGTGTCTGGAACCTGCAAAGACTTTAATTGAGTTCCAGAACTGGGATGTTCTTCTAACATGCATAGAGGAaggagtgaaaatatttttgaaacgAGAACATTTATTTATTGAACCGTGTAGTGAGGACATCAGAGAATTTAATGAAGATAATGACTTTCGTTTGTATAACGCTCCAGTTCTGAAGCCCTCACTCTCTGACGAGAAAAGCATCCAAGACAGTTTTAAGAAAGCATGTGATGAAATTGTGGATTCCTATGAAATGTGTAACGTGCAATCAAAAGATGTCAAAAGGAAATCCATGACTGCAAAAAAATCTTCGAATCTTACCGAGTCAAATAAAAATCTAGAGGAAACTGAAATCACCCCACATCAGAAGATTGCTGAACCATCTGATCCATGTAGAAACAACAGAGTGGAGATTCCACTGCCCAGCAAAGATGACACAGCTTCTGATTTCATTATATCAGAGATCTCAGAGCAGCAGCCAAAAGACACCAACAGTTCCCAAAAAGCACCTGATACTCATCTGAAACCTTCAGAAGATCTTTGTTCCTCTTTTAGTGGAGTGGCCAgatcagaaacaagaaaaatagaCAGATGTAACCTGCAGCATTGTGCAGAGAATTACATAAAAGATATGGGAAGCCAGCAAGGCAAAGTAGTGCAGAAAAGCAACACAGTCCATATCTTAAATAATGATGTTATTCAATCGCTGTCTGAGAGAGAAGACCCTACCGAAACAGCAATGGGACCTGAAACTGTCACTGGAAGTTCATTGATGGGACTATGTAATGCAAGAAGAGGAGACAGGGAAACAGCTGAAGTGATAGACGATGCTGGAAGAGGGGCTGTTATTTCAATGCCGTTAAAATTGTGCTCTACAGGCCTTATAACACGTGTTATGCAAAATGAGCCCCCATATGAATGtgaacaaacagaaacaaatcttGGATTAAACATGCAGTGTAGAGCTGGCCCTGTCAATGACAAGGATATTTTTGgccacagaattaattttccgATTCAGTCTTTAAATGCTAAGGATATTTCCAGTAATACAAATAAAGAATACACACCTCCTTACACCAGAGAAGTATGCATGGTTGATGGTGATGAGTGGTTAGAGAACAAAACTTTGTCAGATCAAGTGAGTGAGGAGATAGTTATGCCTATTGCCACCAGTAAAAGACATTATGAGACAACGAATGTTACAGAATTGCCGCTGGCAACTTCTTCAGGTATTCCTCACCATGAAGTTATAAAAAGCACTAGAAGACAAATAGCTGTGCCAAGATCTCAGCCTTCTAAGAAGCTGAGCTTGTACACACAGCTAGGTTCGTTAGAAAAGTTCAGGAGATACTATGGGAGCGTCAAGTGCACAATACCAACACCGTTGTCAGAGAGGAGAGAATTTGGTCTCCCGGTTTTTAATTCACAAGCTAATTGTGACTTTTCAAAGCATAAGAATGACAATCATGGTAGCTTGAGCACTTGTGAAACTCTGACTTTGGAAGGTGCAGATTCTAATAATTGTAGCCAAGTTTTTGGTTCTTTGGAAGAGACTTCACTCTGCAGTGGAGAAACTTCACAGGACAAACAAGCGCTTTGTAAGAGTCCTTTGGCGTTGTCTGATTACTCTCAGgttagtaaaataaatataagttGTAAAAGATCTCCAGGATCATTATCATCCAAACTGTCCAGAATGAAAAGTGACCACAAAGAAGTAGAGCAACTTGGTGAACAATTCCAAACAGATTCAAGTAGAAAAGATGACTACTCTTTTGATCTCGAATCttcaaataatgattttttgtACAGTGCTTGTCAAACATATAAATCCTCAATGGGAAAAATGAAGGAATGTAATTACAGCATTTCTAAGGGGGGTGCATGGTGTCAATCAGATGGTACGAGAGCAGAGTCCATGAAAAGTACTGTCAGCCCATCACCACTCAGCAGCATTGAAGGGGAGTACACAGTCTCTTCAAGCAGTGTTTTATCATTACCTGCTAAAAAGGATTGTTCTAACATCACCTGTAGAGATAAAAGTACATTAGATGAATCCTCAGAACAAAATCTGAAAGATACTGAGGTTCCCCGTATGACCTTCCTAAGTAACTTGGAATTCTCTGCAGACAACACAAGCACAGGCAATCCCAGGAATGATTTGTGGTGTTCTGACTGGCTGCAAGATTTTGATGTTTCATCGGGTAAGACAATATACATCAATAAAGCAACTGGACTGAGCATGTACCACACTCCTCCTACTGAAGGATTTCAAGCTGCCTGCATTCAAGATATAACAACAATGGCCGTGAATGTTGTCTCAGAGAATG ATGCTGAAGGGGAGTCTCTCCAGTCATTGCTTTCAGAATGGGATAATCCTGTTTTTATTCCCTGCCCAGAG ATTGCTGTTGATGTGACCAGCAGTCAGGCTGACAATCTGGCTGTGAAAATTCACAATATCTTGTATCCTTATCGTTTCACCAAAGACATGGTTCATTCAATGCAGGTACAATATGATCTATTACTAGTTTTCACCCCCAAATTTCCACTTAGCAGATGGGATTTGCTGGTGTTTCTGCCTGGTGGGAAAAAGATATCCAGGGAAATAGTTCATATCCCTAATTTTCACAAGCACGAACAGAATTCTTGGTTGCTGTGTGATACCAGCAGACACATATGTCATGCCAGATCTTAG